In the Arachis ipaensis cultivar K30076 chromosome B04, Araip1.1, whole genome shotgun sequence genome, TCTTACTACTTTCAAGAACAGCAAAGAATTCTATGCGAAGATCGGGAAGCCTCGGAAGAGGGAGAAGTACCTAGAGAAATCGTAACCGGCGGAGAGAGGAGAAGCCGAGAGGGAAGAACAGCGTTGTCGGAGGAGacgaaggagagagagaagggagattgAGAGCGCCATAACGTTTCGTTTAATGAGCTAGCTAGGGTTGCAATTCTTTTCTTTTATATACGTgtgaaaacggcggttcaaaaccgCCATAATCACCAGAACCGCCACCAAACACAAAGTTAATTATGGCAACAACCAAAAATGCCATAATAATCGGGTATTACGGCGGTTCTTTAAAACCGCCGTAATATCAATgccattttaaactctttttttgtAGTGATATCATTCAAATGAAATAAATTCTATCTTCATTTCTTGTACCATGTCCTATAAGTAAAATTTGGAATCGAGATATTTTCTCTTGTTTTATTGTTGCTAAATACATGCATATCCATGTTggcattattttataatttattcaaCAACTTTTCATTTTTAGGAATAATTTATCTCTCACCCTACTAATTCTTCTTttctgttaattttttttaatatttgtatTTGTTTGAAGACCCcgctttactttctttgctcacTTTAAACTATATTCTTTTTACTTGAAGTAAAGAGTAAAGACAATCAATCATTTTAGTTATTtgtattttgtattattttccAAATATGTATTCTACaagatttttcttgttgattttttttagattttcaaCTTGGTCATAAATTTTATCACTTTTTATATATTAAGCTTTTAACTGAAATGTCTGACTTGCATGATAGGTGGTTGATGAAATAAATTTTTCATTGACCACGAGATTTTGATTATATACAAAAAATGTATGTAACAACAGGGTTGTGTTGCATTTCTATGGTATTTAGATTTTGATTCATAGAAGAAATATAGTTTCAATTCGATTTATATCGGTCTTTTTCATCATCTGCAAGTAGCCTAGCAAGTAGGTGTCGTCAAGTTCTACCTCAAAAAATCATATTCTCTTTCATAACTAATCTCATTTCAGGACTCATCTGAATGGGAAGACACTAGTGTTAAAGTTAAAGTTGATGAAGGAGGAGACACTATCAATGTTACAACCTTAGTTTCATTTTCGCTTTCGGAGCTCAATTGTGGCTCTTTGGTATCTCCATATGGTTCATATATATTGGAAGCTGCAGTTCTTCTTCATAAGATCGTTGGTGCTTCTGTTGCATGGTGAGATTTGAATGTTACCATAAAGAACAAAAGGAAGTACTTTGATGATGTTATTAAGAGTTCAACTAGTTATGCCTTACATGCCATTGCAAGTCTTAAAGCAACTTCCTTTATCGTTGTTCAATATATAATAAGTGTATTTGTATTCTTAAAGCTAAATTGGAAATGATGTTCCTCTTTATTTCGAGAAGATTGCATCTCTCAACCAGCACTTATGGTGAAGTGTTTGTGGAGGGGGCAAATTACACTTTGTTTATTAGCATgcattgtaatttgtttttttttttgttttttgtgtttAGGTTTAACTTCTACCATACCAACTAGCTACTTATTTTGTTGTGGAGGATATATATGTTTCTGTTGTTGACTTTTTTCAGTGGATTAATATTTTGTAGTATATAACTGAATATTATCCGTGTGatgacttaaaattttttttggtgatactattaaaaaagtaaatatttGAACTTATGTTATtgtcaaatttttgtatgaacaGATGATAAAAACTTGTTCTTGAATATTTTTTTACAGAATCCTTCGTATGATAGGAAATTAAAAATTTCTCGAGACCAAAGAAATTTATGTGGTAAAAAAGATTTTGTGGTCCTGTACATTTGCACGGGTCAAACGCTAGTATAATTAACATCGTGTTCTTTTTTCAATATCAAAAACTCTGCATGAAAGAAGAGTGGAAGGAAaaaatttttatacaaaaatGGTCAATAAACAAATAGAACACAATATTTTACATTGGTTGTAAACAACATAGAATATAATCAAAACTATGTATTCATGTATATGAAGAATCATATATATACACACTATCTCATATCTCTCCTCTCTAGAAGAGAAGCAAATTAAATTGAGGATGAAGTTATTTGGATGAAGCTTCACCCTTCTTCTCAAAGAGGTACCTAATAATCATATCAAAATATCTATCAATTTAAGCTCAAATATATAAGATGGAATTATTAGTAGAAGTACTCCATACTGATAAAACTTGCAAAACTATAACAAACATGCAAAAATTATATAAGAGACATTAATATACAGTGATAGATTCAAAAAAATGTTGTCAGTAGAGATAAAAATTAGTGACCAATGCGACGCAAGGAGTCCATGCAGTCTTTGAACGTTGTTGGTGGTGGCCAACGCTGGTGGAGGGCCTGCTGGAGGTTATTTGTAtgtgttagagagagagagatgttcGAAAATGAAGGGAGAGGATTTGCAGTTCGAATTTAGGGTAAGATTACCGTCAGCTTTACCGGCGAAAAAATCCGACAATAATGCTTTGAAAGTGACCAAAATGCAGCGTTGCACGAATTAGGAATTACCGGCGGATAAATCCAACAGTAAATCTCACGGTAATCTCGACgacaatttttcttgttttttctccAATTATTACCGGCGAATTTATCGTCATAAAACCAAATCCGACAGTAAATCCGCCGCTAACGTCCCTGATAgcattcaagtttttttttttttggtgcttACTCTTGATGATGATGTGAAATACTCAATAATCGTTTCCCACATTTCATAGAAGTATTTGCAATGAACTGCCTTGTTCTTAAAGCTTGTATATAAAGATGCAAGTAGTCATGTCATCAGTGACTTATCTTGGAGCATTCCTTGtaagttttttattttgtctttgcaTTGATGACTTTGCTGGATCTCCTGAATCAATCATTTGTTCAAGGATGTTTTTCTTAAAGTAGCCTTTAAGATTCTGACTTTCAACTATGATGATTGCAGCTTGTTTCCATGTTAGAAAATCGTTTTCGTCGAGCTTGTCTGAGATCATTGGTAGAAGATACTTTGAATTGGAAGGACTAGCTAAGATCATTGCCATAGTTGCAACTATGTGGTTTTGGATACCATGTCAAGATTGCTGCAGAATTGAAAAACTGAAGAAAAACTAGCAATGGTTCCAAGATTTGAAGGTAAGAGAATTATAAAGAATAGAGTGATACTGAATAGAACTCTTGTATTTAGTGAATGTACATGAATGAATGATATCCTTAGAAATTGTGATACACTAATGCTATTTATATTAGTTAGACTAAACAGAATAACTACCTAGAATTAATAATAGAAATCTGTTACAAGTGGAGTAGTTATAACATAATTCAAGTCTTGTTATTCCGATTTCTTTGAGTCTAAGCTATCACTATCCTTCATATTcctatttttaactttttataatTTAACATTAGACGCTGGACACTGAACACCTCTTAGGTCATAATCTTTATTCTTTAGGCTTAATGCGAAATTCACATTGAACTCCGATCCAACAAGTTAATGAACATGGCCTTCTAACTTTGAAGCCCATATTAATAAAAGTTAATTAATATAGCCACCTTGTCGTTAAAGTTGGTTAATGGTGGATGGCGAATCTAGTTTGGTCCTATGGTCCTCCACACCTTACTACCCCTATTCCTTTTCCTTACCATCCAACATAAAAATACTTATTTGACGAGTTCTTAATTAATGTCTAAGAAATTCAATTCAACTACTCTCTCTTTGGCttagcttttcttcccttttgtctATGTACTTTCTCATTTAATTTTTCGTAACTTTCTTGCTCCAAGAGGCTTAATTAACCATCAGGTGAACTCATTATCTTTCTTATTAGCCATCATGTTACTGTTCTAAATCAACATGGTAGATGTGATTGTCTTCTACTTGAGGAAATCTtttgttatatttatatatataaggtGAACTTGTATTGTTTCTTTGTTACCTCAGCCCATGCTTGATTGCTTGATCATCATTGGCCTAACCAATCATAACCATTGTTTATTAGGTGTTATTTATGCTATTACATTTGTCTTAAAAGTTTCATAAGTTGATGTTCTTGTAAAGAACTACAATAATAATTGATCAAATCTGGCCTTATTCTAACAAGTAACTGAGCAATGACATTTTTCTTTCTCCTAAACTcaattaaacaagaaaagaaaaaggaaaagaaaattctttcataataatattatattattgatATGATACATTATTTATTATACAACTACAAGCATATTATTAtgcatacatataaaattatCTATTAAATCAATCActcatataaaatatacattaaaaataaattaaataacacatatatttatacataaatacattataACTAATTTAGTAGTTGATTTTTGTGTTCacataatattttttgtttaCCATATTATTTAATTGCCTAACTTATGTTCATTGACAATATATATCAGAATTGTTCAAGCATCGACCAGGATTAACGATCAGATCATGGGTTCCTCTTTTCGAGCATTTTTAAATAGTCCAGTTGGTCCCAAAACAACACACTTCTGGGGACCTGTTGCTAATTGGGGATTTGTGGCTGCTGTATGTCACACTACTTTCATTCTCTCTATTTATACTTATAGTGAATTTTTTTCAAGAGAACAAATTACACTACTGATTTAATCTTCCTTACAATTTGAttaaaattcaaataacaataTACTTGAtacttttgcattttttttaaacATGATATTAAATACTGGAAAAAGATATTTATATGGTGCATATATATACGTTGCTATTATGTATGTTTATCATTATAGTAGTTATAATGACTATATAATTTTAGTAATActtaaaaaatattgttaaaattaaagtaatattttttttttaatttaacagtatttcaatttgaaaataaaaataaaaaatgttagaaaaaatatatttttaattttagcaatactttttaataattgctaacGTTATTTAGTTACTGTACTCATTGATACCATAGACTCCTATTTATATACTTATTTCAGTGTATGTTATTTGAACCGGCTATTAAATTTAAGAATAGAACAGATGAAAATAAAAGCGTGAATTATACAATTGAATCAATAGTTATAAAGTGTGTGTCTAAAAACTTGTACACCAATTCTAAATAGAGCAATACTATAGAATCATCATAATTTATTGTTTGTAGTCAGCAATtaactaataatatttaaaaatattagttaaaaatataatattagactaaaaatatgaaattattaattaaaatattgaccaatataaattaaaattgttaattaATCTTTAAACTTTTCTCATTCTAATATACAAATAATATCTTCCATATTTGAATATCCATTCAAACTTTACGTTAACTTACCCCAAAGAAGGCTAATAATTAGGGGAGTAGATCATCATGTCATATGAATTTTACAAAGCCTTAAGGACGGAAAAATCAGTATATAATTTGCCCTTATCTTCAAGCATCTCATTTTCATATGATACCCTATTATTCTAATAACCACTATCAAAAGGTCTCATCTAAAATGATCAACATTAAGACTAAATATTTTCATCTATATGTTTGGTTTAAAGGGATTGGCGGACATGAAAAAACCTCCAGAAATGATCTCTGGCAACATGACAGCAGGTTGAAAATTATAATCtggttattatttttgttaacttGAAATAATATAATGTTCTTATATGACATGTTGAAACTAACATTAGTTTGCGTCTTTAATttcttgattttaattataatgtTTGATAGTGCAGTGATGTGTGTGTACTCAGCATTATTCATGAGATTTGCATGGATGGTAAAACCAAGAAACTATCTGCTTCTTGCTTGCCATGCTTCCAATGAGGCTGTACTATATGTCTACAATATTATTGTCCTAGTAGTATTAAAATAACTTCATTTcatctttttgttattttaaactttttattattCATCTTAATTTCATACCCATTTTAATGAACCATATCATATATTGCCAGGGCCGGATTTAAGTAGTGCATTGTGGGGGCACTGACTTTTCAAAAACTTTCATTTAGTGCatagtaaaaaaatttatttgcccCCATAGTATACATGAATTTGACTCTACTCACAATTTATTCTCTTGGTCACAGTGTCCCTAcataaatgaaaagaaaattaaaagatcccaccatattataaaatattatattaattatttaataaaaaataattaaactcttATAAAGTGAAAGTTAGTTTATGTAGGTAGAGGAAATTAAACTCTTATGTcttattgcatttttttttattcgTGTGGTTAACTTTACTTGAAATAAGAAGAAATTATAGCCAAAGTAGTAGTTCTTTAGTAGTGTGTATATGGACTATGATTTCACTGTTACTTTTATCAACaacttcttattttgttttatatattgattttgaaattgtatttgattaatgaatttgattttgattttgtgaCGTTAGATTTTTAATAGACTATTGTTGGTACTTTAGTATTTGGTGTTTTGCATGTTGCAGCATCTTTAGAGTTTAGTGTTTGGTATTTTGCAAGTTGCAACATTGTCAGAGTTTAgaatttttcaattttctttttaatttattaaaggtTGATCTTTATTTTGTTATactttttaatttattcaattgttatgcatttattttgtaattatattcttgtgtattttttttatctgttattatttaaattattatttttaatttattagttagtTAATCACTGACAAAATTTTTTAGATACGTCATTGTGTATTGTCGTCTCTTTTTATAGTATTGCTGACTCTTATATAATCTCTGCGTGCTTATTATAGTTTTGCAAGTTTTATTAGTATGGAGTACCTCTACTAATAATTCTATCTTATATATTTGAGCTTACATTAATAGACATTTTGATATAATTATTAGGTACCTCTCTGAGAAGAAGGGTGAAGCTTCATCCAAGTAACTTCATCCTCAATTTAATTTACTTCTCTTCTAGGGAGGAGAGATACGAGACTGTGCATAGATATGATTCTTCATATACATGAGTACATAGTTTTGATTATATTTTGTGTTGTTTACAACCAATGTAAAATTTTGTGTTCTATTTGTTTATTGACCATTTTTGTATAGGAATTCTTTTTTCCTTCCACTCATCTTTCGTGCGAGTTTCTGATATTGAGAAAAGAACATGatgttaattatattatatatgtgttataaagTGTTTGACTTAGCAACAGTTCTCCATAAAATTGCCATTAACCTATCAAATTTTGATGCACATTCATAAGTGTTGATCTAAACCATTCCTTTTTTATTAATTTGCGACAATTTTAGAAATGTACGCTAAGTTTTTGCCGCTATTTTTCACATGTGTTATAATATATATAGGAATGTAGAGAAGTCTTAAATATCTAAAAAATATAAATGTTATTGTATGAAAGAACATGCTAAAGGGACAGGATTCTATTTATTGTGTGAGGTATGACTGGGTTTCTAGTGAACACCATTTTTATGCCAGGTGAAAAATTTTCAGTAGGAATCCTCTTCTTCCTTCAGTctctgggtactttcttcttggaCCTCCTCCCTCCTTAGAAGGTGGTgaatgcccaacaccaaacttaggtttgatgtcggAAAAAACTGTATGGGTTTCCAACAAAGGGGGAGGCTTGAGTAATGAGCTCTGCATGCATGCACCTCCTTCTCCAGAAAGTGGTGAAGGTTTATAAACCTTGAATACCAAGTAGTTCATAAAGCCTTAAAACCAATTCACCTCTCTCAACATCTATCAGAGCTCTCCCAGTAGTCAGGAATGGTCTTCTTAGGATGATGGAGTCCTTTGCATCCTCTCCCATATCTAAtatcacaaaatctgcagggaggAATAGCTCTCCAATCTAGACCAAGACATTTTTCACTAGCCCATGCGCTTGCCTCAGAGATTTGTCAGCCATCTCTAATGCTATCCTTGTAGGCCGTGCCTCTTGAATTTACAGCTTCTTCATTACGAACAAAGGCATCAGGTTAATACTTGAGCCAAGATCACAAAGAGCTTTGTCAAAGGTGATAGTCCTAATAGTGCATGGAATCTGAAAGTTCCctagatctggcatcttcttAGGCAGCTTGCTCTAAATGAGTGCACTACACTCCTTGGTCAGTACCACTGTTTCATCTCCCTTTAAGGCTTTCTTCTCAGAGAGTAGGAATTTCATGAGTGCCATATAGGGAGGCATtttctccaaaacctcagcaaaaagaATATTTATTTGTAGCTTTTTAAAGATTTCCAAGAACTGAGAGAACTTCCCGTCCTTAGTCTCCTCTTGGGGCTTCTGAGGTTGTGGTGTTTCAGGCTCTTGAATATGCGCTTTAGGTGGGGCATGTAATAATGCAGCTTCAGCCTTTTTTGGAGTTTCTTTCTCCTCTGACCCCTTAGCAACTTGTGCCTCCTTCTTCAGTTTATCTATATGTCACCAGGAAGAGTGTTGGGGGGTCTCTCAGGTATTCTtttgctcagctgacccacttgtactTCCAAGTTCCGAATGAAAGCTCTAGATAGTCTCCTGCATAAAGCTATGGGTGCTCTTGAAAAGCTCTGCAACTAGAGTGGCCAAGTCAGGAGTATTCTGAGGCTGGGTGGACGCCTGCTGTTGTTGAGAAGCTTGAAATTGGTGGCTATTGAAATTGTTGAACTTGTTTTGATTCAAACCGCCCTGAGAGTTATTGTTAAAGTTCTGTTAAGGCTTCTGGGGTTGCTCTCTCCATCCAatttttgggtgattcctccatccctgattgaaTGTATTTGAATAGGGATTATTACTGGATTTCTTGAAGAATTTTCCATATAATTAACTTGCTCAGGAGTGGGTTGAGCATAACCATAATTTTCCCTTGGCTGAAGTCTCCACTCATGTCATATAATACATCTTGAGTAGTTGAATTCATTGCATATGGGAGAAAGATAGAGTAATTTCATGTGATGGGAATATAGTGAAATTTAAAGTTGAATTTGTGTTATAGTTGAGttgaattctaaacttattattgATTATATTTGGTTGATTATAATGTGTTAATTGCTGGTAGACtattcaattttttgttttataatGTAATATATTGTTTTATAGTGTAAGATATTGTTCATTGTTGttctatgttatttttttttaacactAGAGCTCAACACAACACAGTGGAGCAACAAACTAACAGACACATCAGTACCAAAAAGCCTAGTAAAAAGTGACACAACACCTTTCCATTCGTTGGCGCTCATCACCGTCATGTTGAAGATCTCTTCCACACCTTTGCTTACATTCTGGAATACTCTTCTATTTCTTTCCAACCAGATGTTCCAGACGATTGCATAGAAGCATCTCAGTCGTTGCTCTCGATCCTCCTTCCTCCTTGGTTCCTCTATCCAGCTTAAGAAATGTTCTCGCATCAAACCTGGAAAAGCCCACTGTCGGCATAACGTCGATATCCAAGCACTCCAAACTTGCTAGGCAAATCCACAACCTAGAAACAGGTGGTGGGCTTGCTCCACCTCAGTATGACAGAAAACACAGATATTATCTTCTTGTCTGATAATTCCAAACCTGCTAAGCTTGTCTTTTGTACTCACTCTACCTATTAGGACAAACCAAGTAAATAGTTCCACTCTGGGTGGTACTAAACCTTTCCAGATAGTCTTCGTGAAGCTGTAACTGGTAACCTCCTCTGGGATCAATTCTTCCTGCCAAACCTacacaaatgagttagttgaaaaaaCTTCTTTTCTGTCTAGTTTCCACACAACACTATCCTCTCTGTTTTGTATTAGATTCACAGGTCTCAACACTTCGTGTAATTCACTCAGAAGTTCTAACTCCCATTGAAAGAGCTCTCTTTTCCAATGgaaattccaaatccactctagcccatcccaaaacccacaatctccTATAACATATCCacattggtttgaaacagagaataGTCTGGGGAATCGATCCTTCAAAGATCCACAGTATAACCATACATCCTTCCAAAAATGAGTATGCCGTCCATCACCAACCTCCATGGACAAACCTATGATCATCTTCTCCCTTAAGTGTTGATTTGTTATTTGTAATTGACATATATCCTTCCAGGGGCCTCCTCTAGTAGGTAGTACTTGAGTTGACAGTAGCTCATTAGGATTTAGGTTGTTATAAGAGCACACCACTTAAATAACATAGCCGTGTTGCGGATCATAGCATTTCCAACTCCCAATCCTCCCAATCTCTTGGGAGCCTACACCACTTCCCATTTAACGAGTGCCATCCCATTATTTCCATCCTCCTTCCTCCAAAGGAACCTTCTCTGTAGGGAGATCAATTTTTTAGCAACCGCTTTTGGCATCTTGAACAAACTCAGATAATATACTGTTAGGCTATTTAACACTGACTTGATCAGCACCAACTTCCCAGCTTTACTCAGCACTTTCGCTTTCCATAGGCTTAGCTTCTCCTCCACTTTATCTATGATGGGCTTCCAAGTTTTCACCAGCCTCAAATTTGCTCCTAAATGAATTCCCAAGTATTTGACTGGAAGGGAGCCTCCCTTGTAGCCCAACAAACGGCACATACTCTGGACCCATTGCTGGTCACAGTTTACTAGAATCAAGCTcgacttatcaaaattaatactcaACCCTGACATCAGCTCAAAGCACCTCAAGAGTCGCTTGTAGTTCTTGATAGTCTCCTCCTCCGGTGGGCTAAATAGAATTGTATCATCCACAAACTGAAGATGCGATAGCTCTATACTATCTTGCCCAACCAACAATGGTGATATACGGCCATTCCTGACCGCCTCTCTAATCATCCGATGTAGCACATCTACAACCAGTACGAACAGGAACGGAGAGAGTGGGTCACCTTGTCTCAAGCCTCTTTCCATTTTGAAGGGTTTGGACGGTGAACCATTTATCAGGACTAACATAGAAGCTGTCGtcacacactccataacccacgATCTCCATCTAATCCCAAATCCTATCTTCTGCAGCACTAAGTCCACAAAACTCCACTtgactctatcatatgctttttGGAAGTCTAACTTTATTATTGCTGCCTCCTCCTTCCTTCGCTTGAGCCAGTCCACAGTTTCACATGCAATGAGTGTCCCATCGTGTATTTTCCTGCCTTTCACAAATGCGTTATGAGTCTCCCCTACTAGCTCTGGCATTACTTATCTCATCCTCCTCACCAGTACTTTGGAAATGACCTTGTACACACACCTAACCATACTAATAGGTCGCAGGTCTTTAATCTCCCTTGCCCCCACAAACTTCGGTGCCAGCGCCACCCAACTGATATTGGACTCCGCCGGTAATCTTGATGTCTGAAAGAACCCGATCACAGCTGTCGTGAATTCCAGCCCTATCTCCTCCCAACACCTCTTAATGAAATTCATGTTGTACCCGTCACAGCCTGGCGCCTTAGAGGACTCACAATCCCAAACAGCCTCTCTTATCTCCTCAGCTGACGGCAACATTTCCAACTTTACAGCCTCATCCTGGCATATCCTTCCCACTAGACCATCCCTGAAGCCCACCATAGGAGAGTGTTTCTATTGATATAATTCCTTATAGAAGTCGATAATAGCAATTTTAATCATTGCCTGATTCCTGACCTGTCTGCCGTTGACTAGCAAAGTATCTATCCTGTTATTCCTCCTTCTTGCTGAGGCTATGTGATGAAAGTATCTTGTATTTTTGTCCATCTCCTTGGCTTGTCTTGATCGGGACATCTGCTTCTAATGAATCTCTTTTCTCACATACCACTTGTCACAGCAACTTACTAGCGCCTTTCGCCTAGCCTCCATAGTTCCATCATACACTCCATTGCTTACCAAGTCatcaatctttttaatttcttcctcAAAGGTCGTAATCTTCTTATCCATATCACTAAAATTGGCCTTATGCCACCTTCTTAAAGGAATCGACAATGCTTTCAATTTATCTGTGAACTGAATCTCCCCCAAGCCTCTCCACTCCTCCTTCACCATTCTAATGAAGCCTTCATGCGTAAACCAGGAATCTAAACTTCTGAACGGCCTAGGTCCTCCCCGCATTTTGTTGTCTTCTACGATAATAGGGCAATGATCTGACAGCCCCCTTGGTCCACCTCGTACCCGAGTCTCCAGAAACTCCTCCAGCCACTCTAGGCTAAACATAGCTCTATCAATGCGACTACAAGAGCGTCCCCTAAACCATGTGAACATACGATCAGTGAGCGGAAAGTCCACTAACTCCATATCTTGGATCCAAGCCTTAAAATCTTCTGCAGACCGAGGTAAGGCCCCATCACCTTGTCGTTCCTCCACCtgtactatttcattgaattCTCCAATATAACAACAAGGCACTTGGCATAACCCCACTATTTAACTCAACTCTTCCCACACTTGCAACTTTGCACCCCTTTCatgttggtgcacgaaaattacttcacactatgtaattccgcacaactaaccaggaagtgcactgggtcgtccaagtaatatcttacgtgagtaagggtcgatcccacagagattgttggtttgaagcaagcaatggttatcttgctactcttagtcaggatattaatttgtggttatcagttgacttgcaaatgaacaagagagaatGAAtaaaaggttacttgttatgcagtaatggagaatatgctggagttttggagatgctttgtcttctgaatctctgctttcctcctgtcttcttgttcacgcacgcacgtttCTTCTATGGTaagttgtgtgttggtggatcaccgttgtcaatggctaccatccgtcctctcagtgaaaatggtccaggtacgctgtcaccgcacggctaatcatctgtaggttctcgatcaaaccggaataggatttactgtccttttgcgtctgtcactacgcctagcactcgcgagtttgaagctcatcacagtcatccaatccttgaatcctactcggaataccacagacaaggtttagactttctggattctcatgaatgctgccaatggattctaacttataccacgaagactctgattaaggaatctaagagatactcattcaatctaatgtagaacggaggtggttgtcaggcacacgttcatgggttgagaatggtgatgagtgtcacagatcatcaccttcgtcataatgaagcgcgaatgaacatcttagataggaacaagcgtatttgaatagaaaacaaaaatacttgcattaattcatcgagacacagcagagctcctcacccccaacaatggagtttagagactcatgccatcaaagagtacaaagttcagatctaaaatgtcatgagatacaaaataaatctctaaaagttgtttaaatactaaactagtaacctaggtttacagaaaatgagtaaactatgatagatagtgcagaaatccacttctaggacccacttggtgtgtactggggctgagacttaagcttct is a window encoding:
- the LOC107636901 gene encoding mitochondrial pyruvate carrier 1-like is translated as MGSSFRAFLNSPVGPKTTHFWGPVANWGFVAAGLADMKKPPEMISGNMTAVMCVYSALFMRFAWMVKPRNYLLLACHASNEAVLYVYNIIVLVVLK
- the LOC107636900 gene encoding uncharacterized protein LOC107636900, giving the protein MVKNLKNKHRLNLLGLIETKRGIVTRYDVARLWGEDGAGWEYVGSEGASVGLLLIWDESVEERQGDGALPRSAEDFKAWIQDMELVDFPLTDRMFTWFRGRSCSRIDRAMFSLEWLEEFLETRVRGGPRGLSDHCPIIVEDNKMRGGPRPFRSLDSWFTHEGFIRMVKEEWRGLGEIQFTDKLKALSIPLRRWHKANFSDMDKKITTFEEEIKKIDDLVSNGVYDGTMEARRKALKHSPMVGFRDGLVGRICQDEAVKLEMLPSAEEIREAVWDCESSKAPGCDGYNMNFIKRCWEEIGLEFTTAVIGFFQTSRLPAESNISWVALAPKFVGAREIKDLRPISMVRCVYKVISKVLVRRMR